A window of Streptomyces armeniacus contains these coding sequences:
- a CDS encoding DUF5988 family protein gives MRSSEANVILRGGPARDLPEQERIRRVEDVTVRIKLMRSNRYEHFEPSTDRVSVEGHELLAFDWAGSTYVAE, from the coding sequence ATGCGGTCGAGCGAGGCGAACGTCATTCTCCGCGGGGGTCCCGCCCGGGACCTTCCTGAGCAGGAGCGGATCCGTCGTGTCGAGGACGTCACGGTCCGGATCAAGCTGATGCGCTCGAACCGCTACGAGCACTTCGAGCCGTCCACGGACCGGGTCTCCGTGGAGGGGCACGAGCTGCTGGCGTTCGACTGGGCCGGTTCCACCTACGTAGCGGAGTAA
- a CDS encoding acyltransferase domain-containing protein: protein MALAFIFGSNQFNYQPDGILQFYDENASVRDTFQHVAKWTGLDVDTLLRADVAAEGSPEHQVRVNLVGLAAAQLSIHDILVEKGIRPAMVGGLSLGGLVASCVAGAVSREDLISLLFRGNQRLEPHEGGRAQGAATVFAPLAVDPEWYYGEQREGVWLGGDFGLEPTGRSRVLMLAGFRDALEKLRDEAPEHTVTVSEDVNIAVHTPLRAAALEETRRQVSEVPFSDPQLKLCSSIEQKVLTTAGEVREMFYRNVAEPMSNVHMYEGMKSNGAQLALVVGPSLIKDLLKFPFPVGYVDNPGAIPEAISAIFEHGVEIQDD, encoded by the coding sequence ATGGCACTTGCGTTCATTTTCGGCTCCAACCAGTTCAACTACCAGCCCGACGGCATCCTCCAGTTCTACGACGAGAACGCCTCCGTGCGGGACACGTTCCAGCACGTCGCGAAGTGGACCGGGCTCGATGTCGACACGCTGCTCCGTGCCGATGTCGCCGCCGAGGGCTCCCCGGAGCACCAGGTGCGGGTCAATCTGGTCGGGCTGGCCGCCGCGCAGCTGAGCATCCACGACATCCTGGTCGAGAAGGGCATCCGCCCGGCCATGGTCGGCGGGCTCAGTCTGGGCGGGCTGGTGGCGAGCTGTGTCGCGGGCGCTGTGTCCCGGGAAGACCTCATCTCGCTGCTGTTCCGCGGCAACCAGCGGCTCGAGCCGCACGAGGGCGGCCGCGCGCAGGGCGCCGCGACGGTGTTCGCCCCGCTCGCCGTGGACCCGGAGTGGTACTACGGCGAGCAGCGCGAAGGCGTCTGGCTGGGCGGCGACTTCGGGCTGGAGCCGACGGGACGCAGCCGGGTCCTGATGCTCGCCGGTTTCCGCGACGCCCTGGAGAAGCTGCGCGACGAGGCGCCCGAGCACACGGTCACCGTCAGCGAGGACGTGAACATCGCCGTTCACACGCCGCTGCGCGCGGCCGCCCTCGAGGAGACGCGCCGGCAGGTCTCGGAAGTGCCGTTCAGCGACCCGCAGTTGAAGCTGTGCTCGTCCATCGAGCAGAAGGTGCTCACCACGGCCGGTGAGGTACGGGAGATGTTCTACCGGAACGTCGCCGAGCCCATGAGCAACGTGCACATGTACGAGGGGATGAAGAGCAACGGCGCCCAGCTCGCCCTCGTCGTCGGACCCTCACTGATCAAGGATCTGCTCAAGTTCCCCTTCCCCGTCGGCTATGTGGACAACCCCGGGGCCATCCCGGAGGCGATCTCCGCCATCTTCGAACACGGGGTCGAAATCCAGGACGACTGA
- a CDS encoding ATP-binding cassette domain-containing protein gives MPGAIYAEGLRKTFGDVTTLDGMALSVPPGSVLGLLGPNGSGKTTTVRILSTLISADSGTAMVAGHNVFADPQKVRLNIGLSGQYAALDELLTGRENLQLVAELYGMRTRHAKMRAHELLEWFGLQEAADRPSKTYSGGMRRRLDLAAALVGNPPVMFMDEPTTGLDPYNRLLLWEAVEALVANGTTLLLTTQYLEEADRLANDISVIDHGKVIAQGTPNDLKRLAGHERIELIVRSIEQLDWTVEFLSRFATGEATVDRSAHQITLPISGGSKVLGTIINELDERNIAVDDIGLRRPTLDEVFLYLTGEDARQARREATVHGTGPAAADIREAETTLQLKLTHITQTTNRV, from the coding sequence ATGCCCGGCGCCATTTACGCCGAAGGTCTCAGGAAAACATTCGGTGACGTCACAACCCTGGACGGAATGGCCCTCTCGGTGCCGCCGGGTTCCGTTCTCGGTCTGCTCGGGCCCAACGGATCCGGCAAGACCACCACGGTGCGCATCCTCAGCACCCTGATCAGCGCCGACTCGGGCACCGCGATGGTGGCCGGCCACAACGTGTTCGCCGACCCGCAGAAGGTGCGCCTGAACATCGGCCTGTCCGGCCAGTACGCCGCCCTCGACGAACTGCTCACCGGGCGGGAGAATCTCCAGCTGGTCGCCGAGCTGTACGGCATGCGCACCCGGCACGCCAAGATGCGCGCCCACGAACTCCTCGAGTGGTTCGGCCTGCAGGAGGCCGCGGACCGCCCGTCCAAGACGTACTCGGGCGGCATGCGCCGCCGGCTCGACCTGGCCGCGGCCCTGGTGGGCAACCCGCCGGTGATGTTCATGGACGAGCCCACCACCGGTCTCGACCCGTACAACCGGCTGCTGCTGTGGGAGGCCGTCGAGGCGCTCGTCGCGAACGGTACGACGCTGCTGCTGACGACCCAGTACCTGGAGGAGGCGGACCGCCTCGCCAACGACATCTCCGTGATCGACCACGGCAAGGTCATCGCTCAGGGCACGCCGAACGACCTGAAGCGGCTGGCGGGCCACGAGCGCATCGAGCTGATCGTGCGCTCGATCGAACAGCTCGACTGGACCGTCGAGTTCCTCAGCCGCTTCGCGACCGGCGAGGCCACGGTCGACCGGTCGGCGCACCAGATCACGCTGCCCATCTCCGGTGGTTCGAAGGTGCTCGGCACCATCATCAACGAACTGGACGAGCGGAACATCGCCGTCGACGACATCGGACTCCGCAGGCCCACACTCGACGAGGTGTTCCTCTACCTGACGGGTGAGGACGCCCGGCAGGCCCGCCGGGAGGCCACCGTCCACGGGACCGGTCCCGCGGCGGCGGACATACGTGAGGCAGAGACCACTCTCCAGCTCAAGCTCACGCACATCACGCAGACCACGAATCGGGTGTGA
- a CDS encoding ABC transporter permease, whose amino-acid sequence MPPHTNAGTPVVSASPYPTNPGQTGRESLVCARRNIIKMFRVPEQLMFNLVQPLLFILLFAYVFGGAIGSGAGGRDQYREYMMAGFFAQSILFVTVISASTNIAQDMTKGMVDRFRSLPMSRGAVLTGRTVADFVQNLLMLVVMITIGLLVGWRIHEGLLKAVGGFALLLFLAYAFSWVGAAIGMSVRTPEAASGVIIIMFPLTMMSNAFVPTHTLPRALQHVVNWNPFSATVQAAREMFGNPYVPSESWPMENATWASMGWSVVLILVFRTIAVSKYKKAAK is encoded by the coding sequence ATGCCCCCCCACACGAACGCCGGCACACCCGTGGTCTCCGCGTCGCCGTACCCCACCAACCCCGGCCAGACCGGTCGTGAATCGCTCGTCTGCGCACGGCGGAACATCATCAAGATGTTCCGGGTGCCCGAGCAGCTGATGTTCAACCTGGTGCAGCCGCTGCTCTTCATCCTGCTGTTCGCCTACGTCTTCGGCGGCGCCATCGGCAGCGGCGCGGGAGGACGGGACCAGTACCGCGAGTACATGATGGCGGGGTTCTTCGCCCAGTCCATCCTCTTCGTCACCGTGATCTCCGCCAGCACGAACATCGCGCAGGACATGACGAAGGGCATGGTGGACCGGTTCCGGTCGCTGCCGATGTCCCGCGGCGCGGTCCTCACCGGCCGTACGGTCGCCGACTTCGTGCAGAACCTGCTGATGCTCGTCGTCATGATCACCATCGGGCTGCTGGTCGGCTGGCGCATCCACGAGGGTCTGCTGAAGGCCGTCGGAGGCTTCGCGCTGCTGCTGTTCCTCGCGTACGCCTTCTCCTGGGTCGGCGCCGCCATCGGCATGTCGGTGCGCACTCCCGAGGCCGCGAGCGGCGTCATCATCATCATGTTCCCGCTCACGATGATGTCGAACGCCTTCGTGCCCACCCACACGCTGCCGCGGGCACTGCAGCACGTCGTGAACTGGAACCCGTTCAGCGCCACCGTGCAGGCGGCCCGTGAGATGTTCGGCAACCCGTACGTCCCGTCGGAGTCGTGGCCGATGGAGAACGCCACGTGGGCCTCGATGGGCTGGTCCGTGGTCCTGATCCTCGTGTTCCGCACGATCGCCGTGAGCAAGTACAAGAAGGCAGCCAAGTGA
- a CDS encoding sulfotransferase family protein, producing the protein MTAAEDTTGARMLRDSAPPRPQDLTGRGAALARPKLPAAMRLLGGAFTPLAQRMWQFDPEQLKAKARAKTGLTDFGDDAPLDEPLEVLCRSIRTELQLSTNGRFVLHNQILGSLVNRLRLQELTAGHPEIFEAQVSCPVFVTGTPRTGTTFVQKLLWQDSGFRCLPLWESSHPLPKGDPTAAQKDPDPRIAASRTELKLTNKILPEQASMHGLVHDEPEEENPLLAISHCSSMYENIALVPAYREWYTQADHTPGYRHFARVLQYLQWSRPGGDRWALKAPGHLEMLGPLLSVFDDATVVQTHRDPVTSVISFANMVTYGARVYFDRPDPLLVGQYAADFIERLLRAAVRDHEKAGDRVVDIKFRDLVSDPLGEMKRVYEAADRELDAATERAMRDYAESESKRGGRHKYAAEDFALDVEALRERFGFYYEHFDVAVESR; encoded by the coding sequence GTGACGGCAGCCGAAGACACCACGGGAGCCCGTATGCTGCGCGATTCCGCGCCGCCCCGCCCGCAGGACCTGACGGGGCGGGGTGCCGCGCTGGCCCGCCCTAAGCTGCCGGCGGCCATGCGGCTGCTCGGCGGCGCCTTCACACCGCTCGCGCAGCGGATGTGGCAGTTCGACCCGGAGCAGCTGAAAGCCAAGGCACGGGCCAAGACCGGGCTGACGGACTTCGGGGACGACGCGCCGCTGGACGAGCCGCTCGAGGTGCTGTGCCGGTCCATCCGCACCGAGCTGCAACTGAGCACCAACGGCCGGTTCGTGCTGCACAACCAGATCCTGGGCAGCCTCGTGAACCGGCTGCGGCTGCAGGAACTCACCGCCGGCCACCCGGAGATCTTCGAGGCGCAGGTGTCCTGCCCGGTGTTCGTCACCGGCACCCCGCGGACCGGCACCACGTTCGTACAGAAGCTCCTGTGGCAGGACAGCGGCTTCCGCTGCCTGCCGCTGTGGGAGAGCAGCCACCCGCTGCCCAAGGGTGACCCGACGGCGGCGCAGAAGGACCCGGACCCGCGGATCGCGGCGAGCCGTACGGAGCTGAAACTCACCAACAAGATCCTGCCCGAACAGGCCAGCATGCACGGGCTGGTGCACGACGAGCCGGAGGAGGAGAACCCGCTGCTGGCGATCTCCCACTGCTCGTCGATGTACGAGAACATCGCGCTCGTGCCGGCCTACCGCGAGTGGTACACCCAGGCCGACCACACCCCGGGCTACCGGCACTTCGCGCGGGTCCTGCAGTACCTCCAGTGGAGCCGTCCCGGCGGCGACCGCTGGGCGCTGAAGGCGCCGGGCCACCTGGAGATGCTCGGGCCGCTGCTGTCGGTCTTCGACGACGCCACCGTCGTCCAGACCCACCGCGACCCGGTCACCTCGGTGATCTCGTTCGCCAACATGGTCACGTACGGCGCCCGCGTCTACTTCGACCGCCCGGACCCGCTCCTGGTGGGGCAGTACGCCGCGGACTTCATCGAACGGCTGCTGCGCGCCGCCGTACGGGACCACGAGAAGGCGGGCGACCGGGTCGTCGACATCAAGTTCCGCGACCTCGTCTCGGACCCCCTGGGCGAGATGAAGCGGGTCTACGAGGCGGCGGACCGCGAGCTGGACGCCGCCACCGAGCGGGCGATGCGGGACTACGCCGAGTCGGAGAGCAAGCGCGGCGGCCGCCACAAGTACGCCGCGGAGGACTTCGCCCTGGACGTCGAGGCGCTGCGGGAGCGGTTCGGCTTCTACTACGAGCACTTCGACGTGGCGGTGGAGAGCCGCTGA
- a CDS encoding arylcarboxylate reductase, which yields MTATDTPGAFSAESWLDTDLDAWTRKVLRRQFDPETGSPYWLKQVPELGFDPLEITRYDELSAFGNFDLSVLRDLDPVDMLPQAVERPLTGRVFESGGTTGAPCRVFYTERMAEVVAGWWQYSQETAGFEPGRTWLFAGPSGPHLIGSMLERVTRMSSSILYGIDLDPRWVKELIRGSRLNEMNQYVDHTSGQVIAILDSQQVDYLETTPAMLQVLLRKRPDLVGKLQGVGLSGTHITTKQYEDFKAAIAGDVICVRYGNTFGCGMGLPYEEGSGRLAYVSNYPQATHAVVDKDDPTRLVGYGELGRVRLTVLHEDLFLPNILDRDQAIRHDTGPQWPCDGVANVEPLTKSKSAPEGLY from the coding sequence ATGACGGCCACCGACACACCCGGAGCCTTCTCCGCCGAAAGCTGGCTCGACACGGACCTGGACGCGTGGACGCGCAAGGTCCTGCGCCGGCAGTTCGACCCCGAGACGGGCAGCCCGTACTGGCTCAAGCAGGTGCCGGAACTCGGCTTCGACCCGCTCGAGATCACCCGCTACGACGAGCTGTCCGCGTTCGGCAACTTCGATCTGAGCGTGCTGCGCGACCTCGACCCGGTCGACATGCTCCCGCAGGCCGTGGAGCGCCCGCTGACCGGCCGCGTCTTCGAGTCGGGCGGCACCACGGGCGCCCCATGCCGGGTGTTCTACACCGAGCGGATGGCCGAGGTCGTCGCCGGCTGGTGGCAGTACAGCCAGGAGACGGCGGGGTTCGAGCCGGGGCGCACCTGGCTGTTCGCCGGCCCGAGCGGGCCGCACCTCATCGGGAGCATGCTGGAGCGCGTGACGCGGATGAGCTCGTCCATCCTGTACGGCATCGACCTCGACCCGCGCTGGGTCAAGGAGCTGATCCGCGGCAGCCGGCTCAACGAGATGAACCAGTACGTGGACCACACCAGCGGGCAGGTCATCGCCATCCTGGACAGCCAGCAGGTGGACTACCTCGAGACGACGCCCGCCATGCTGCAGGTGCTGCTCCGCAAGCGGCCCGACCTGGTGGGGAAGCTCCAGGGCGTGGGCCTCTCCGGCACGCACATCACGACCAAGCAGTACGAGGACTTCAAGGCGGCCATCGCGGGCGACGTGATCTGCGTGCGCTACGGCAACACCTTCGGCTGCGGCATGGGGCTGCCGTACGAGGAGGGCTCCGGCCGGCTGGCGTACGTCTCCAACTACCCGCAGGCCACGCACGCGGTGGTGGACAAGGACGACCCGACCCGCCTGGTGGGCTACGGCGAGCTGGGCCGCGTACGGCTCACGGTGCTGCACGAGGACCTGTTCCTGCCGAACATCCTGGACCGCGACCAGGCCATCCGCCACGACACCGGCCCGCAGTGGCCGTGCGACGGCGTCGCGAACGTGGAGCCGCTGACGAAGAGCAAGTCGGCCCCGGAAGGCCTGTACTGA
- a CDS encoding acyltransferase → MAVPGLRTKRRAEERARRTFTVRSGVSGGRVRLSALDTITGTLYTDRAFFFRETLDGAALRESLARTMRHHQVLGGRLERDADGGLSVVCNDAGALFEEEDSPLSMAEHEHGRPGRPSLPQLLPRVPLFQMTGENLPTLAVRLTHTAGGGTILGIRIKHVLVDARAYATFMANWSCEHLGRDYPEPNHDRERLDELGADAPPEATERSERFVLASRRAKFSLLARIAVTAPRIETVSARLSGAETRELKAAAMNDLAGTGRWVSTSDAVAAHVWQTVAELRDRPADANETLGLIAQFSSIPGDTLPEHYWGNTITSVRPHMTAGQLRSRALGDIAHTVREGLSGITAEKLRDETAFLLAQRAAGRERRIMPRMPFGAFNDTVELNNLSKLPFYEIDLGAGTPFWCEPARLPVPWMVHFLPTPDEEGSMNVHISMPRATAATFRTERWQERLHAYAPDGVPQGGA, encoded by the coding sequence ATGGCCGTGCCAGGGCTCAGGACGAAGCGCCGCGCCGAGGAGCGCGCGCGGCGCACCTTCACCGTACGGTCGGGGGTGAGCGGCGGGCGCGTACGGCTCAGCGCCCTCGACACGATCACCGGCACCCTCTACACCGACCGCGCGTTCTTCTTCCGCGAGACGCTGGACGGTGCCGCGCTGCGCGAGTCGCTCGCCAGGACGATGCGGCACCACCAGGTGCTTGGCGGCCGGCTGGAGCGGGACGCGGACGGCGGGCTGAGCGTCGTCTGCAACGACGCGGGAGCCCTCTTCGAGGAGGAGGACTCGCCGCTCAGCATGGCCGAGCACGAGCACGGGCGGCCCGGACGTCCGTCGCTGCCGCAGCTGCTGCCTCGGGTGCCGCTGTTCCAGATGACGGGCGAGAACCTGCCCACGCTGGCGGTGCGGCTCACGCACACCGCCGGCGGCGGCACGATACTGGGCATCCGCATCAAGCACGTGCTGGTGGACGCGCGCGCGTACGCGACGTTCATGGCGAACTGGTCCTGCGAGCACCTCGGGCGGGACTATCCGGAGCCGAACCACGACCGTGAGCGGCTCGACGAGTTGGGCGCGGACGCGCCGCCGGAGGCCACCGAACGCAGCGAGCGCTTCGTTCTGGCGAGCCGGCGCGCGAAGTTCAGCCTGCTGGCCAGGATCGCCGTCACCGCCCCGCGCATCGAGACCGTGTCCGCGCGGCTCAGCGGCGCGGAGACGCGGGAGCTGAAGGCGGCGGCCATGAACGACCTCGCGGGCACCGGCCGCTGGGTCTCCACCAGCGACGCGGTCGCCGCACACGTGTGGCAGACCGTCGCCGAACTCCGCGACCGGCCGGCCGACGCGAACGAGACGCTCGGACTGATCGCCCAGTTCAGCTCCATACCAGGCGACACGCTGCCGGAGCACTACTGGGGCAACACCATCACCAGCGTCCGGCCCCACATGACGGCCGGGCAGCTGCGCTCCCGCGCGCTGGGCGACATCGCGCACACCGTACGGGAGGGCCTGTCGGGGATCACCGCCGAGAAGCTGCGCGACGAGACGGCGTTCCTGCTCGCGCAGCGGGCCGCGGGCCGGGAGCGGCGGATCATGCCGAGGATGCCGTTCGGGGCGTTCAACGACACCGTGGAACTCAACAACCTGTCCAAGCTGCCGTTCTACGAGATCGACCTCGGCGCCGGAACCCCGTTCTGGTGCGAACCGGCGCGTCTGCCCGTCCCGTGGATGGTGCACTTCCTGCCGACGCCCGACGAGGAGGGCTCGATGAACGTGCACATCAGCATGCCGCGTGCGACGGCCGCCACGTTCCGTACGGAGCGGTGGCAGGAGCGGCTGCACGCGTACGCGCCGGACGGCGTGCCGCAGGGCGGCGCCTGA
- a CDS encoding thioesterase II family protein: protein MTAASADDGLWCRRFHPAPEASQRLICFPHAGGSASFYFPVSAALKPEVDVLAVQYPGRQDRRQEPGIDSVDVLADRVAEALSGWMDRPVTFFGHSMGAVVAFEVAHRLERDGKQPVRIFASGRRAPSRHRDEQVHKRDDDGLVAELRELAGTDAQVLGDEELLRMILPAIRSDYTAVETYESGAGKTVRAPISVLVGDDDPKTTLDEAADWKKHTSGGSDLQVFPGGHFFLSERAAEVMAVLRGHFAASRADGA from the coding sequence ATGACTGCAGCATCCGCAGACGACGGCCTGTGGTGCCGGAGGTTCCACCCGGCACCCGAGGCGAGCCAACGCCTCATCTGCTTCCCGCACGCGGGGGGCTCGGCGAGCTTCTACTTTCCGGTGTCGGCCGCGCTGAAGCCGGAGGTGGACGTGCTCGCCGTCCAGTACCCGGGCCGGCAGGACCGCCGCCAGGAGCCGGGTATCGACTCCGTCGACGTGCTCGCCGACCGGGTCGCCGAGGCGCTGAGCGGCTGGATGGACCGGCCGGTGACGTTCTTCGGGCACAGCATGGGCGCCGTCGTGGCGTTCGAGGTCGCGCACCGTCTGGAGCGCGACGGGAAGCAGCCCGTACGGATCTTCGCCTCCGGGCGCCGCGCACCGTCCCGGCACCGCGACGAGCAGGTGCACAAGCGGGACGACGACGGGCTGGTCGCGGAGCTGCGCGAACTGGCCGGGACGGACGCGCAGGTGCTCGGCGACGAGGAGCTGCTGCGGATGATCCTGCCGGCGATCCGCAGCGACTACACGGCGGTGGAGACGTACGAGAGCGGCGCCGGCAAGACGGTGCGCGCGCCCATCTCCGTACTGGTCGGCGACGACGACCCGAAGACCACCCTGGACGAGGCCGCCGACTGGAAGAAGCACACTTCCGGCGGCTCCGACCTCCAGGTGTTCCCGGGCGGCCACTTCTTCCTCTCGGAGCGTGCGGCCGAGGTGATGGCCGTGCTCCGCGGGCACTTCGCCGCGTCCCGCGCGGACGGTGCGTGA
- a CDS encoding arylcarboxylate reductase has protein sequence MASTEPTAGTGPEDGVSAAPGLSADLDAWTRRVLSRHFDPEKGSPFWLERLPTLGFDPLEITRYDELERFGPFALEALRKTEPADLLPRDVPRPLSGRVYESSGATGSPCRVFHTEAMRAHQAEWRRFGLRHAGFAEGRTWLHAMPSGPHAGGENAANTARLHASTVYSVDVDPRWIRELIRDGRLAEVNRYLNHLVRQISDVLESTRVHYLETTPALFQVLVRQRPELVAALDGIALEGTQVTPSMYREFTEALDGGLIGTTYRNALGDAMGLPARLGSGPDDDLLPYVPHYPQVTMRVVDKKDPERTVGFGEVGQLRITVLHDDLFLPNVLERDQAVRVETSDDWPCDGVANLQPLQVAWDLPEGMY, from the coding sequence ATGGCGAGCACGGAGCCGACGGCGGGCACCGGACCGGAGGACGGCGTGTCCGCCGCACCCGGCCTGTCCGCGGATCTCGACGCGTGGACCCGGCGGGTGCTGTCCCGCCACTTCGACCCCGAGAAGGGCAGCCCGTTCTGGCTGGAGCGGCTGCCGACGCTCGGCTTCGACCCGCTGGAGATCACGCGCTACGACGAGCTGGAGCGGTTCGGGCCGTTCGCGCTGGAGGCGCTGCGCAAGACCGAACCGGCCGACCTGCTGCCGCGGGACGTGCCGCGCCCGCTGTCCGGCCGGGTGTACGAGAGCAGCGGAGCCACCGGTTCACCGTGCCGTGTCTTCCACACCGAGGCGATGCGCGCGCACCAGGCGGAGTGGCGCCGGTTCGGGCTGCGGCACGCCGGTTTCGCCGAGGGCCGCACCTGGCTGCACGCCATGCCGAGCGGCCCGCACGCGGGCGGCGAGAACGCCGCGAACACGGCGCGGCTGCACGCGTCGACGGTGTACTCGGTCGACGTCGACCCGCGCTGGATCCGGGAGTTGATCAGGGACGGCCGGCTGGCCGAGGTCAACCGCTACCTGAACCACCTGGTCCGGCAGATCTCCGACGTGCTGGAAAGCACCCGCGTGCACTACCTGGAGACGACACCCGCGCTGTTCCAGGTGCTCGTACGGCAGCGTCCCGAGCTGGTGGCCGCGCTGGACGGGATCGCGCTGGAGGGCACCCAGGTGACGCCCTCCATGTACCGGGAGTTCACGGAGGCGCTGGACGGCGGCCTCATCGGCACCACGTACCGGAACGCGCTCGGGGACGCCATGGGCCTGCCCGCGCGGCTGGGTTCGGGCCCGGACGACGATCTGCTGCCGTACGTGCCGCACTACCCGCAGGTGACCATGAGGGTCGTGGACAAGAAGGACCCCGAGCGGACCGTCGGTTTCGGCGAGGTGGGCCAGCTGCGGATCACGGTGCTGCACGACGACCTGTTCCTGCCGAACGTGCTGGAGCGCGACCAGGCCGTACGGGTCGAGACCTCGGACGACTGGCCCTGCGACGGCGTCGCCAACCTGCAGCCGCTGCAGGTCGCCTGGGACCTGCCCGAGGGAATGTACTGA